Proteins from a genomic interval of Rosa chinensis cultivar Old Blush chromosome 2, RchiOBHm-V2, whole genome shotgun sequence:
- the LOC112183726 gene encoding uncharacterized protein LOC112183726 isoform X1, producing the protein MRKLCPNIDRDDGLETVLEVPIPEEMFTSMGSNVTLRWQNMLTWMKAQTSDKWSAPVIAGRFNELRFLLYLVGSPLIPLQVQLGHSVHRPVRDSSIVRISMNPYHFVQASTAKYIVQQYTAATGGQAALNSVTSMCVTGQVKISASDFHQGDLSLEVKKSAAESGGFLLWQKNPDLWCLELIVSGCKVICGSNGKLSWRHSSNQQTPISQGPPRPLRRFLQGLDPRATALLFADAMCIGEKIINNDDCFILKLETSPAIREQQSGPNYEIIHHTIWGYFSQRSGLLIQFEDSRLLRMTNKGDDTDVFWETSTESVIHDYKYVDGLNIAHSGRTRVKVFRYGEQSANHKREMEETWKIHEVDFNIWGLTMECFLPPADIDNKKQE; encoded by the exons ATGAGGAAGCTTTGTCCGAATATTGATAGAGACGATGGCCTCGAGACTGTTCTCGAGGTCCCCATACCGGAAGAGATGTTCACTAGTATGGGAAGCAATGTCACATTACGGTGGCAAAACATGTTGACGTGGATGAAGGCTCAAACCTCTGACAAATGGTCTGCGCCGGTCATTGCCGGACGCTTTAATGAGCTGCGTTTCTTGCTTTACCTTGTAGGCTCTCCTCTTATCCCTCTTCAAGTTCAGTTGGGTCATTCCGTCCACCGTCCAGTTCGAGATTCTTCAATTGTAAGGATATCCATGAATCCATATCATTTTGTG CAAGCTTCAACGGCCAAATATATTGTGCAACAATACACAGCGGCTACGGGAGGGCAAGCGGCATTGAACTCAGTAACCAGCATGTGTGTTACTGGGCAGGTTAAGATTAGTGCATCGGATTTTCACCAAGGGGACCTGAGCCTTGAGGTGAAAAAGAGCGCGGCCGAGAGTGGCGGGTTCTTACTTTGGCAAAAGAATCCAGACTTGTGGTGCTTAGAGCTTATTGTGTCTGGCTGCAAGGTCATCTGCGGAAGCAACGGCAAGCTTTCATGGCGGCATTCCTCTAACCAACAAACACCCATCTCACAAGGTCCTCCTAGACCCTTGCGCCGTTTTCTCCAG GGTTTGGACCCAAGGGCTACGGCCCTTCTATTCGCAGATGCAATGTGCATCGGCGAGAAGATCATCAACAACGACGATTGCTTCATACTCAAGCTCGAAACAAGTCCAGCCATTCGCGAGCAGCAAAGCGGTCCAAATTACGAGATAATCCACCACACAATCTGGGGATACTTCAGCCAACGTTCTGGTCTCCTTATACAATTCGAGGACTCAAGGCTGCTTAGGATGACCAACAAAGGAGACGATACAGATGTGTTCTGGGAGACCAGCACTGAGTCTGTTATACATGACTATAAGTACGTCGATGGACTGAACATTGCGCACAGCGGAAGAACACGAGTCAAGGTTTTCAGATACGGTGAGCAATCTGCAAACCACAAAAGGGAGATGGAAGAAACGTGGAAAATTCATGAGGTGGATTTTAACATTTGGGGTTTGACAATGGAGTGCTTTCTGCCTCCTGCTGATATAGATAATAAGAAGCAGGAATAG
- the LOC112183726 gene encoding uncharacterized protein LOC112183726 isoform X2 gives MRKLCPNIDRDDGLETVLEVPIPEEMFTSMGSNVTLRWQNMLTWMKAQTSDKWSAPVIAGRFNELRFLLYLVGSPLIPLQVQLGHSVHRPVRDSSIQASTAKYIVQQYTAATGGQAALNSVTSMCVTGQVKISASDFHQGDLSLEVKKSAAESGGFLLWQKNPDLWCLELIVSGCKVICGSNGKLSWRHSSNQQTPISQGPPRPLRRFLQGLDPRATALLFADAMCIGEKIINNDDCFILKLETSPAIREQQSGPNYEIIHHTIWGYFSQRSGLLIQFEDSRLLRMTNKGDDTDVFWETSTESVIHDYKYVDGLNIAHSGRTRVKVFRYGEQSANHKREMEETWKIHEVDFNIWGLTMECFLPPADIDNKKQE, from the exons ATGAGGAAGCTTTGTCCGAATATTGATAGAGACGATGGCCTCGAGACTGTTCTCGAGGTCCCCATACCGGAAGAGATGTTCACTAGTATGGGAAGCAATGTCACATTACGGTGGCAAAACATGTTGACGTGGATGAAGGCTCAAACCTCTGACAAATGGTCTGCGCCGGTCATTGCCGGACGCTTTAATGAGCTGCGTTTCTTGCTTTACCTTGTAGGCTCTCCTCTTATCCCTCTTCAAGTTCAGTTGGGTCATTCCGTCCACCGTCCAGTTCGAGATTCTTCAATT CAAGCTTCAACGGCCAAATATATTGTGCAACAATACACAGCGGCTACGGGAGGGCAAGCGGCATTGAACTCAGTAACCAGCATGTGTGTTACTGGGCAGGTTAAGATTAGTGCATCGGATTTTCACCAAGGGGACCTGAGCCTTGAGGTGAAAAAGAGCGCGGCCGAGAGTGGCGGGTTCTTACTTTGGCAAAAGAATCCAGACTTGTGGTGCTTAGAGCTTATTGTGTCTGGCTGCAAGGTCATCTGCGGAAGCAACGGCAAGCTTTCATGGCGGCATTCCTCTAACCAACAAACACCCATCTCACAAGGTCCTCCTAGACCCTTGCGCCGTTTTCTCCAG GGTTTGGACCCAAGGGCTACGGCCCTTCTATTCGCAGATGCAATGTGCATCGGCGAGAAGATCATCAACAACGACGATTGCTTCATACTCAAGCTCGAAACAAGTCCAGCCATTCGCGAGCAGCAAAGCGGTCCAAATTACGAGATAATCCACCACACAATCTGGGGATACTTCAGCCAACGTTCTGGTCTCCTTATACAATTCGAGGACTCAAGGCTGCTTAGGATGACCAACAAAGGAGACGATACAGATGTGTTCTGGGAGACCAGCACTGAGTCTGTTATACATGACTATAAGTACGTCGATGGACTGAACATTGCGCACAGCGGAAGAACACGAGTCAAGGTTTTCAGATACGGTGAGCAATCTGCAAACCACAAAAGGGAGATGGAAGAAACGTGGAAAATTCATGAGGTGGATTTTAACATTTGGGGTTTGACAATGGAGTGCTTTCTGCCTCCTGCTGATATAGATAATAAGAAGCAGGAATAG